One window from the genome of Amycolatopsis sp. NBC_01480 encodes:
- a CDS encoding aldehyde dehydrogenase family protein, whose product MSEIPEVVSRLRASFQTGRTKPLEWRKAQLTALKAMLLEQADDFLAALHADLGKNAAEARSAEITFVANEVDHTLEHLDAWVAPEAAPLPERLLPGRGTVVREPLGVALIIGPWNYPLHLVLAPLVGVLAAGNAAVVKPSELSPTVSAAIARHVPAYLDPEGVAVVEGAIPETTELLEQHFDHIFYTGNGAVGRIVMTAAAKHLTPVALELGGKSPVIVDTDVDLRQAAERIVYGKFMNAGQTCVAPDYVLAIGDTAEKLEPLLADVLRAKFGDDPAASPDYGRIVNTRHFDRLSKLLGSGRVVTGGQTDRDSKFIAPTVLADVAPDSPVMGEEIFGPILPVLTVASLDEAITFITGRDKPLALYAFVGAPETKQRILDETSSGAVGFGLPVAHLTASDLPFGGVGESGMGRYHGKYSIDTFSNLKAVLDKPLG is encoded by the coding sequence ATGAGCGAGATCCCCGAAGTCGTCTCCCGTTTGCGTGCTTCGTTCCAGACCGGGCGGACCAAGCCGCTGGAGTGGCGCAAGGCGCAGCTGACCGCGTTGAAGGCCATGCTCCTGGAGCAGGCGGACGATTTCCTCGCCGCCCTGCACGCCGACCTCGGGAAAAACGCGGCCGAGGCCCGCAGCGCGGAGATCACGTTCGTGGCCAACGAGGTCGACCACACGCTGGAGCACCTCGACGCGTGGGTCGCGCCGGAGGCCGCGCCGCTGCCGGAGCGGCTGCTGCCCGGGCGCGGCACGGTCGTGCGCGAGCCGCTGGGGGTCGCGCTGATCATCGGGCCGTGGAACTACCCGCTGCACCTCGTGCTCGCGCCGCTGGTCGGCGTGCTGGCCGCGGGCAACGCGGCGGTGGTGAAGCCCAGTGAGCTCTCGCCGACGGTGTCCGCCGCGATCGCCCGGCACGTGCCGGCGTACCTCGACCCCGAGGGCGTCGCCGTGGTCGAGGGCGCGATCCCGGAGACCACCGAGCTGCTGGAGCAGCACTTCGACCACATCTTCTACACCGGCAACGGCGCCGTCGGCCGGATCGTGATGACCGCCGCGGCCAAGCACCTCACGCCGGTGGCGCTGGAGCTGGGCGGCAAGAGCCCGGTGATCGTCGACACCGACGTCGACCTGCGGCAGGCCGCCGAGCGGATCGTCTACGGCAAGTTCATGAACGCGGGCCAGACCTGCGTGGCGCCGGACTACGTGCTCGCGATCGGCGACACCGCGGAGAAGCTGGAGCCGCTGCTGGCCGACGTGCTGCGCGCCAAATTCGGCGACGACCCGGCCGCCAGCCCCGACTACGGGCGGATCGTGAACACCCGCCACTTCGACCGGCTGTCGAAACTGCTCGGCAGCGGCCGCGTGGTCACCGGCGGCCAGACCGACCGGGACAGCAAGTTCATCGCGCCGACCGTGCTCGCCGACGTCGCCCCGGACTCGCCGGTGATGGGCGAGGAGATCTTCGGGCCGATCCTGCCCGTGCTCACGGTGGCGTCGCTGGACGAAGCGATCACCTTCATCACCGGGCGGGACAAGCCGCTGGCGCTGTACGCGTTCGTCGGCGCGCCGGAGACGAAACAGCGCATCCTCGACGAAACCTCCTCGGGCGCCGTGGGATTCGGCCTGCCGGTGGCGCATCTCACCGCCTCCGACCTGCCGTTCGGCGGGGTCGGGGAAAGCGGAATGGGGCGCTACCACGGGAAATACTCCATCGACACGTTCAGCAACCTCAAGGCCGTGCTGGACAAGCCGCTGGGGTAG
- a CDS encoding acetoacetate decarboxylase: MREDEVRAQLTTPLAAPAFPRGPYRFTDREYLNITYRTDPDALRALVPEPLRVVEPLVRFEVMRMPDVTGLGDYTESGQVAMVSYDGEPGEFTLGMYVDSLPAIASGREVAAYPKKLGAPKLFVDSDTLVGTLDYGSIRVALATMGYKHRKLDEDVARQELTAPTYMLKIVPGYDGKPRICELARSQISDLTVKGAWTGPARLHLVAHALAPLADLPVLEVVSASHLLTDLTLGRAAAVHDYLA; the protein is encoded by the coding sequence ATGCGTGAGGACGAGGTCCGCGCGCAGCTCACCACGCCGCTGGCCGCGCCGGCGTTTCCGCGGGGGCCGTACCGGTTCACCGACCGGGAGTACCTGAACATCACTTACCGGACGGATCCGGACGCGTTGCGGGCGCTGGTGCCCGAGCCGCTGCGGGTCGTCGAGCCGTTGGTGCGGTTCGAGGTGATGCGGATGCCGGATGTGACCGGGCTGGGGGACTACACCGAGTCCGGGCAGGTCGCGATGGTCAGTTACGACGGGGAGCCCGGCGAGTTCACCCTCGGCATGTACGTGGACAGCCTGCCCGCCATCGCGAGCGGGCGCGAGGTGGCCGCGTACCCGAAGAAGCTCGGGGCGCCGAAGCTCTTTGTCGACTCCGACACGCTCGTGGGGACGCTCGACTACGGCTCCATCCGCGTCGCGCTCGCCACCATGGGCTACAAACACCGCAAGCTGGACGAAGACGTGGCCCGCCAGGAGCTGACGGCGCCGACGTACATGCTCAAGATCGTGCCCGGCTACGACGGGAAACCGCGGATCTGCGAGCTGGCGCGCAGCCAGATCAGCGACCTCACGGTCAAGGGCGCCTGGACCGGCCCCGCCCGGCTGCACCTGGTCGCGCACGCCCTCGCGCCGCTGGCCGACCTGCCGGTGCTGGAGGTCGTCTCCGCGAGCCACCTGCTCACCGACCTGACACTGGGCCGTGCGGCCGCGGTGCACGACTACCTCGCCTGA
- the dhaK gene encoding dihydroxyacetone kinase subunit DhaK, giving the protein MAVRQLVNDPDDLVAEALRGLEQAHPDLVRCHPDPAYVVRAEAAWPKVALVSGGGSGHEPLHTGFVGPGMLDAAVPGAVFASPTAFQVRAAVVAADHGRGVLLIIKNYTGDVLNFTIAAELAAEDGVEVRTVLVDDDLATESTEGPGRRGTAAVVAVEKICGAAAERGASLDELAALAERVTASARTLALALSSCTHPGESRPSFELADDEIEFGVGIHGEHGIERRPFAPVRKLVADLADPIVTALGLTSGEQVIAIVNGLGATHGLELSAAYQDLRAHLSGLGIEVARSLVGSYVTALDMRGCSITLLRADAELLELWDAPVRTPALTW; this is encoded by the coding sequence ATGGCCGTGCGACAGCTGGTGAACGATCCCGACGACCTGGTGGCCGAGGCGTTGCGCGGCCTGGAGCAGGCGCACCCGGACCTCGTCCGCTGTCACCCGGACCCGGCGTACGTGGTCCGCGCGGAGGCCGCCTGGCCGAAGGTCGCGCTGGTCTCCGGCGGCGGCTCCGGCCACGAACCCCTGCACACCGGCTTCGTCGGCCCAGGCATGCTCGACGCCGCCGTGCCCGGCGCGGTGTTCGCGAGCCCGACCGCGTTCCAGGTTCGCGCCGCCGTCGTGGCCGCCGACCACGGGCGCGGGGTGTTGCTGATCATCAAGAACTACACCGGCGACGTCCTGAACTTCACCATCGCCGCGGAGCTGGCGGCCGAGGACGGCGTTGAGGTCCGCACCGTGCTGGTGGACGACGATCTGGCCACCGAAAGCACCGAGGGCCCCGGCCGTCGCGGGACGGCCGCGGTCGTCGCCGTCGAGAAGATCTGCGGCGCGGCGGCCGAGCGCGGCGCCTCGCTGGACGAGCTGGCGGCGCTGGCCGAGCGCGTCACCGCGTCTGCCCGGACGCTGGCGCTCGCCCTCTCCTCGTGCACGCACCCCGGCGAGTCGCGGCCGTCGTTCGAGCTGGCCGACGACGAGATCGAGTTCGGCGTCGGCATCCACGGCGAGCACGGCATCGAGCGCCGCCCGTTCGCGCCGGTGCGCAAGCTGGTCGCGGACCTGGCCGACCCGATCGTCACGGCGCTCGGGCTCACGTCCGGTGAGCAGGTGATCGCCATCGTCAACGGCCTCGGCGCCACCCACGGGCTGGAGCTTTCCGCCGCGTACCAAGACTTGCGCGCCCATCTGTCCGGCCTCGGCATCGAGGTGGCGCGGTCGCTGGTCGGCTCGTACGTGACCGCGCTCGACATGCGCGGCTGCTCGATCACCCTGCTGCGCGCCGACGCCGAACTGCTGGAGCTGTGGGACGCCCCCGTCCGCACCCCGGCCCTGACGTGGTGA
- a CDS encoding 3-hydroxyacyl-CoA dehydrogenase NAD-binding domain-containing protein, with translation MKATIVGAGVIGVSWAGLMLSRGLEVTVSDPAPDIEAQVRAGLAELVPALRELGLPADGIEARLSFEADLATAVTGADVVQENGPERLDLKHKIWSTIEAAAPAHALLLTSTSGIPATEIATALQRPERLIVGHPFNPPHLIPLVEVVPGERTSAETVERAVEFYRSLGKKPIVLSKEVPGFVANRLQAAIFRECVHLVADGVVTEQQLDDVVTSSLGQRWAVSGPFLSFHLGGGAGGLPHFLEHLGPGLRKRWGQLGTPDLDEPTVALLSEQAAGFGGTVDELAKARDTAQIAVMKALGTTPGQES, from the coding sequence ATGAAGGCCACCATCGTCGGAGCCGGGGTCATCGGCGTCTCGTGGGCCGGGCTGATGCTCTCTCGCGGGCTCGAGGTGACGGTCAGCGATCCGGCGCCGGACATCGAGGCTCAGGTGCGCGCGGGCCTCGCCGAGCTGGTCCCGGCGCTGCGTGAGCTGGGCCTGCCTGCCGACGGCATCGAGGCGCGGCTGAGCTTCGAGGCCGACCTCGCCACCGCCGTCACGGGCGCCGACGTCGTGCAGGAGAACGGGCCCGAGCGGCTCGACCTCAAGCACAAGATCTGGTCGACGATCGAGGCTGCCGCACCGGCTCACGCGCTGTTGCTGACCTCGACCTCGGGCATCCCCGCCACCGAGATCGCCACGGCGCTCCAGCGGCCGGAGCGGCTGATCGTCGGGCACCCCTTCAACCCGCCGCACCTGATCCCGCTGGTCGAGGTGGTGCCGGGGGAGCGCACGTCGGCGGAGACCGTCGAACGGGCCGTCGAGTTCTACCGGAGCCTGGGCAAGAAGCCGATCGTGCTGTCCAAAGAGGTGCCGGGTTTCGTCGCGAACCGGCTGCAGGCCGCTATCTTCCGCGAGTGCGTGCACCTGGTCGCCGACGGGGTGGTGACCGAGCAGCAGCTGGACGACGTCGTCACGTCCTCGCTCGGCCAGCGCTGGGCGGTGAGCGGGCCGTTCCTGAGCTTCCACCTCGGCGGCGGCGCGGGCGGGCTGCCGCACTTCCTCGAGCACCTCGGGCCCGGCCTGCGCAAACGCTGGGGCCAGCTGGGCACCCCGGACCTCGACGAGCCCACCGTCGCGCTGCTGAGCGAGCAGGCGGCCGGGTTCGGCGGGACGGTCGACGAGCTGGCGAAAGCCCGTGACACCGCGCAGATCGCCGTGATGAAGGCGCTGGGCACCACCCCCGGACAGGAGTCCTGA
- a CDS encoding aminoglycoside phosphotransferase family protein — translation MSTGDMSSDEVIITVAVVRRLVGRQFPEWAGLPVVPVPSPGVDNATCRLGETMSVRLPRFSRWEGQVTREQCWLPRLAPQLPLPVPVPLAVGAPTAEYPFPWSVYRWLDGERADPERLTDLRQTALDLAEFFLALQGIDATDGPPPEWSNGFRGVPMGDPRDSAVVESRVRTWIAALVGRINIDAVTEVFETALAAPAWDRPPVWVHGDPAPGNLLSRNGRLSAVIDFGTLAVGDPACDLIVAWALLDDDARGVLREALAIDDATWARGRAWGLTAVLPDPSRPATDGEADRFDALVADLPL, via the coding sequence GTGTCCACTGGGGACATGTCGTCCGACGAGGTGATCATCACCGTGGCGGTGGTGCGGCGGCTCGTGGGCCGGCAGTTCCCGGAGTGGGCCGGGCTGCCGGTGGTGCCGGTGCCCTCGCCCGGGGTGGACAACGCCACGTGCCGGCTCGGCGAAACGATGTCGGTGCGGCTGCCGCGGTTCTCGCGGTGGGAGGGGCAGGTGACGCGGGAGCAGTGTTGGCTGCCACGCCTCGCGCCGCAGCTGCCGTTGCCCGTCCCGGTTCCGCTCGCGGTGGGCGCGCCGACGGCCGAGTACCCGTTCCCGTGGTCGGTCTACCGTTGGCTCGACGGCGAACGGGCCGACCCGGAGCGGCTCACGGACCTTCGGCAAACGGCTCTCGATCTGGCCGAGTTCTTCCTTGCACTGCAAGGGATCGACGCGACCGACGGGCCGCCGCCGGAGTGGAGCAACGGCTTCCGCGGCGTCCCGATGGGGGATCCGCGCGACTCGGCGGTGGTGGAGTCGCGGGTGCGCACCTGGATCGCCGCGCTCGTCGGGCGCATCAACATTGACGCGGTGACGGAGGTATTCGAGACGGCGCTGGCGGCACCCGCGTGGGACCGTCCACCGGTCTGGGTGCACGGCGACCCGGCGCCAGGCAATCTCTTGTCCCGCAACGGTCGTTTGTCGGCGGTGATCGACTTCGGCACCCTCGCCGTGGGCGACCCGGCCTGCGATCTCATCGTCGCCTGGGCCCTCTTGGACGACGACGCCCGCGGGGTCCTCCGCGAAGCCCTCGCGATCGACGACGCCACCTGGGCACGCGGCCGGGCCTGGGGCCTGACCGCGGTGCTGCCGGACCCGTCCCGCCCAGCCACCGACGGCGAGGCCGACCGTTTCGACGCCCTTGTCGCCGACCTCCCGCTTTGA
- a CDS encoding arsenate reductase family protein, with amino-acid sequence MEIWVNPRCSKCRSAVSLLDEAGVGYTVRRYLDEPPTPAELDAVLQRLGLDPWDITRTGEKVAAELGLKSWPRTPDARTRWIDALAADPVLIQRPIITADDGTTLVARDEETVRSLLP; translated from the coding sequence GTGGAGATCTGGGTCAACCCGCGTTGTTCGAAGTGCCGCTCCGCCGTCTCGCTGCTCGACGAGGCCGGCGTCGGGTACACCGTGCGCCGTTACCTCGACGAGCCGCCGACGCCCGCCGAACTCGACGCCGTCCTGCAGCGCCTCGGCCTGGACCCGTGGGACATCACCCGCACCGGAGAGAAGGTGGCGGCCGAGCTGGGCCTGAAGTCGTGGCCCCGGACTCCGGACGCGCGGACCCGCTGGATCGACGCCCTCGCCGCCGATCCCGTCCTGATCCAGCGCCCGATCATCACCGCCGACGACGGCACCACCCTCGTTGCGCGCGATGAGGAAACGGTCCGCTCGCTGCTGCCTTGA
- a CDS encoding TetR/AcrR family transcriptional regulator, which produces MSETTQPLGRRERKKAATRQSLADAALALFLQHGYDQVSIKDVAEAADVSTTTVFKHFPGKEALVFDEEAEHEAMLVAVVRDRPKGQSVLAALREHVLNSYFKTSDNPGFTAFRRLIAETPALRDYSHRMWMRHETAVAQAIAEDAGLPADDLSAAALAHFALESTALTHNRADSRAAVEAAFDLLEHGWQV; this is translated from the coding sequence GTGAGTGAGACGACGCAACCCCTCGGCCGGCGAGAACGGAAGAAGGCCGCGACCCGGCAATCCCTGGCCGACGCGGCGCTGGCGCTGTTCCTGCAGCACGGCTACGACCAGGTCAGCATCAAGGACGTGGCCGAGGCCGCCGACGTGTCCACCACCACCGTCTTCAAGCACTTTCCCGGCAAGGAAGCGCTGGTCTTCGACGAGGAAGCCGAACACGAGGCGATGCTGGTCGCGGTGGTGCGGGATCGGCCGAAGGGCCAGAGCGTGCTCGCGGCGCTGCGTGAGCACGTGCTGAACTCGTACTTCAAGACGTCGGACAATCCGGGTTTCACGGCGTTCCGCCGGCTCATCGCCGAGACGCCCGCCCTGCGCGACTACTCACACCGGATGTGGATGCGGCACGAAACCGCGGTGGCGCAAGCGATCGCGGAGGACGCCGGGCTGCCGGCGGACGACCTCTCGGCCGCCGCGCTCGCCCACTTCGCCCTGGAGTCCACCGCGCTCACCCACAACCGCGCCGACTCGCGCGCGGCCGTCGAAGCCGCCTTCGACCTGCTTGAACACGGCTGGCAGGTCTGA
- the dhaL gene encoding dihydroxyacetone kinase subunit DhaL produces MDTINARGWVERFIKTVVDQAGELTELDRRAGDGDYGTNLRSALRRVEANLAGVASDAPDAVFTAVSDGFLNTGGTSGPLFGMWFREFSRSPELTTAALAEAAAGGVAVVQRLGKAEVGHKTMVDAMVPAAEALTAAAGRDEPLADAVRSAASAAHAGAASTESLLAKRGRASYVGENARGVVDPGALTVALFFDSAS; encoded by the coding sequence ATGGACACCATTAACGCCCGCGGCTGGGTCGAGCGGTTCATCAAGACCGTCGTCGACCAGGCCGGTGAGCTGACCGAGCTGGACCGCCGCGCCGGCGACGGCGACTACGGCACGAACCTGCGCTCGGCCCTGCGCCGCGTGGAAGCCAATCTGGCCGGCGTCGCCTCCGACGCGCCGGACGCCGTGTTCACCGCCGTCTCCGACGGATTCCTGAACACCGGCGGCACCAGCGGCCCCCTGTTCGGCATGTGGTTCCGCGAGTTCTCGCGCTCGCCGGAGCTGACCACGGCGGCACTGGCCGAGGCGGCCGCCGGCGGTGTGGCCGTGGTCCAGCGCCTCGGCAAGGCGGAGGTCGGCCACAAGACGATGGTCGACGCCATGGTCCCGGCCGCCGAGGCCCTCACCGCGGCCGCCGGGCGGGACGAACCGCTGGCCGACGCCGTGCGCTCGGCGGCGTCCGCGGCCCACGCCGGCGCCGCGTCGACCGAAAGCCTGCTGGCGAAGCGCGGCCGGGCCAGCTACGTCGGGGAAAACGCCCGCGGCGTGGTGGATCCGGGCGCGCTGACCGTGGCGCTGTTCTTCGACTCCGCATCCTGA
- a CDS encoding CoA transferase, producing the protein MSVTEKIEAALANPIRSEAEDQFDIHGALGEVLAAAGMSEKDSGGKVEFVGADPVVPSAVRLGAAPAIGLVAKSVALAALWRHRGGPGQDISMDLRQAPHRLCPFYDKKWELLNGLPPTNTGDPGSPLSLSFYRAGDGRWVMPLNIYPKLKSKTLKLLRTYDDSTAIANAVARWSAAELEEAGSDAGLVMPMVRSTEEFLATRQYRDVLADLPLIEIEKIGDSAPEPLPEGAKQPLDGIRALGMGHVIAGAGIGRALAQHGADALNLWRPTEWENDVVYLTANVGVRSSTVDFARDPAAMARVHELLRGADVFYANRRPGLVSGLGLSAERAAEIRPGIIHTTVSLHGERGPWAGRVGFDQTAGCVTGMMTLEGTPDQPKLPHITVVNDYLVPWLATTGICAALMRRATEGGSYRVHISLTRIALWIISLGVFDKNYAHAIAGTGEQHAYLDPETFTAETPLGHYQGVTDQVRMSETPGEFSTILVPRGSGRAEWLPR; encoded by the coding sequence ATGTCGGTCACCGAAAAGATCGAGGCCGCGCTGGCGAACCCGATCCGCTCCGAGGCCGAGGACCAGTTCGACATCCACGGCGCGCTCGGGGAGGTGCTCGCGGCCGCTGGGATGTCCGAAAAGGACAGTGGTGGGAAGGTGGAGTTCGTCGGTGCCGACCCGGTGGTGCCGAGCGCGGTACGGCTCGGTGCGGCGCCCGCGATCGGGCTCGTCGCGAAGTCGGTCGCGCTGGCCGCGCTGTGGCGCCACCGCGGCGGCCCCGGTCAGGACATCAGCATGGACCTGCGCCAGGCCCCGCACCGGCTGTGCCCGTTCTACGACAAGAAATGGGAGCTGCTGAACGGCCTGCCGCCGACCAACACCGGCGACCCGGGCAGCCCGCTTTCGCTCAGCTTCTACCGCGCCGGCGACGGCCGCTGGGTGATGCCGCTCAACATCTACCCGAAGCTGAAGTCCAAGACCCTCAAGCTGTTGCGCACGTACGACGACAGCACGGCCATCGCGAACGCCGTCGCCCGCTGGAGCGCCGCCGAGCTGGAAGAGGCGGGCTCGGACGCGGGCCTGGTGATGCCGATGGTCCGCAGCACCGAGGAGTTCCTGGCCACCCGGCAGTACCGGGACGTGCTCGCCGACCTGCCGTTGATCGAGATCGAGAAGATCGGCGACTCGGCCCCCGAGCCGCTGCCCGAGGGCGCGAAACAGCCGCTCGACGGCATCCGCGCGCTCGGCATGGGCCACGTGATCGCGGGCGCGGGCATCGGCCGCGCGCTGGCGCAGCACGGGGCCGACGCGCTGAACCTGTGGCGCCCCACCGAGTGGGAGAACGACGTGGTCTACCTGACCGCGAACGTCGGCGTCCGGTCGTCCACTGTGGACTTCGCGCGGGATCCCGCGGCCATGGCGCGGGTGCACGAGCTGCTGCGCGGCGCCGACGTCTTCTACGCCAACCGCCGCCCCGGGCTGGTGTCCGGGCTCGGGCTCTCGGCCGAGCGCGCCGCGGAGATCCGGCCGGGCATCATCCACACCACCGTCTCGCTGCACGGCGAGCGCGGGCCGTGGGCCGGCCGCGTCGGCTTCGACCAGACCGCCGGCTGCGTCACCGGCATGATGACCCTCGAGGGCACACCGGACCAGCCGAAGCTGCCGCACATCACCGTGGTCAACGACTATCTGGTGCCCTGGCTCGCCACCACCGGCATCTGCGCCGCGCTGATGCGCCGCGCCACCGAGGGCGGCAGCTACCGCGTGCACATCTCGCTGACGCGCATCGCGCTGTGGATCATCAGCCTCGGCGTGTTCGACAAGAACTACGCGCACGCGATCGCGGGCACCGGCGAGCAGCACGCCTACCTCGACCCGGAGACGTTCACCGCCGAGACGCCGCTGGGGCACTACCAGGGCGTCACCGACCAGGTCCGGATGTCGGAGACACCGGGCGAGTTCTCGACGATCTTGGTGCCCCGCGGTTCGGGTCGCGCCGAGTGGCTACCACGTTAG